One part of the bacterium genome encodes these proteins:
- a CDS encoding helix-turn-helix transcriptional regulator translates to MTLPRSESDIGGGGGRVAGSVTVRWFLRSASYLNPFNGVWTAETTHQISKTTFRSDRIGGSQGLSQSRLAKLLGVHATTIRAWELGRRLPPDGRLREVSVLLEQRPGGQAE, encoded by the coding sequence ATGACCTTGCCTCGCTCGGAGTCGGATATAGGTGGCGGCGGGGGGAGGGTCGCTGGGTCCGTCACAGTACGTTGGTTTCTCCGTTCGGCGTCCTATCTGAACCCGTTCAACGGGGTTTGGACGGCCGAGACGACGCACCAGATTTCGAAGACGACGTTCCGTTCTGATCGTATTGGTGGGTCGCAGGGGCTCTCGCAGTCACGTCTTGCCAAGCTCCTCGGCGTCCATGCCACCACAATTCGAGCCTGGGAACTGGGACGGCGGCTGCCTCCAGACGGCCGGCTTCGTGAGGTCTCGGTCCTCCTCGAGCAACGGCCGGGTGGCCAGGCCGAGTAG